In Etheostoma cragini isolate CJK2018 chromosome 15, CSU_Ecrag_1.0, whole genome shotgun sequence, the DNA window CCAAATAGGGTTTAATCTGCAACAGAGCAAATTGCACTTTTTCCTCCTGTTTAGTAACGTTTGGCTAACTAGCGTGTCCAGTTTCATAGGAAATTACTGTGAAAGTCCTTTCTTATTTTATGAAACGATATATATTTAGGAACCAATGTGCTGGGGGAACCAACGATGTGgattgagtgtgtttttgtgtgatttggTGGCTGGTCCTTTGGAGTAGAATTGGCAACTTGCTCTTTGTTGAGGAGATTAAAATAGAGGCGTTAGGCgtgatgcccccccccaccccccacccccccacccacatgTACAAGTGANNNNNNNNNNAACTGGAGATATGCagttcatttaaattcaaaaattcTGATAACTGGTAGGGATATATCCCCACCATCTCTATTCTATCATCATTTTTGCCCATTGGTGTGGTTTGGAGTGAGACTGGACTGAGCTTAAATAGTTAAAACCATAGGGAGAGTCAAAGCACTCCAGGATCCAACCCCAGCTTGTGGTGGACCCAGGTCTtaaaacaatatcaatataCACAAACAGCAAATCCAAAGGCAACCCAACATTGGTTTCCAAATCTGGCAAACTATAACAAAAATCTATTCTATGCTTGTTAGGGTTTTCTCAACCTACATTAAGGACATCGAGGACAAGCCCGGACCCACTGCCTGGGGGGCCAAAATGCCTTTTGGGGAGGTGCTGATGGAGCATAAGGACTGTGGAGGCTGGGTGCACAGTGTCTCCTTCTCCCCTGGGGGAGACCAGCTGGCCTGTGTGGCCCACAACAGCAGCATCACTGTGGTGGATGCCACCCAGGGAAAGGGGTGAGTGCATCCGCCAAGACACTAATCCAATCAGTATATTAGTCTAATATTTACTACAATTCACTTACGGATCCCCATGGAGACCCCTAGCGGCAgaaaatgacatactgtacgtcTAAGGGGTTCCATGACTAGACTAGATAACTCTGATAACCTagatctctttttttgtcttccttcaCAACTACTGTTTTATACTAGGTCGTGTAAGTAATTCAATGTCATGTACATCTATGGAGATTACATCATATTATATGATCATTCTGACCTTTGTCCATCCAGGGTGACCCAGCTGACCACCAACCATCTGCCTCTTCTGAGTGTGCTCTACGTCAGCCCCACTGAGATTGTTGCTGCGGTAACtatcacctgtgtgtgtgtgtgtgtgtgtgtgtgtgtgtgtgtgtgtgtgtgtgtgtgtgtgtgtgtgtgtgtgtgtgtgtgtgtgtgtgtgtgtgtgtgtgtgtctgtgtgtctgtgtgtgtttgtgtgtgtctaccaACTCCATGCATGAGTTCTTAAGATGAAGACATGATCAACTTCGCTACTTGATATACATATTCTAAAGCTGCCATAGCTGCGATAATGActatttgttaatgttaaaaataactgtaaaactaaagttaataattttgtgttacgtagtgttgaacacgtcaaaaaagtgacaaacattgaaaaaaagggacaaaaacgcaAGGAAATTGtacaaacattgataaaaagtgtcatGATTTGGGGTTGTCAAATGTACAGTTGAGTATTGATATGATTCTTTGTACTGAACTTATCTGCCAGGGCCATGACTGTTGCCCGTACCAGTTCACCTATAAGGGTCCAGGTGCTCTGGAGTTCGTGAAGAAGCTGGACATCCCCAAGCAGACCTCTAAGTCCAGCGTGTCAGCCATGCAACACTTCCGCAACCTGGACAAGAAGGCCACGGACGAGGAGAGCAACGAGATGGGCAACGTGCACCAGAACAGCATCATGTAAGGTTCACGGCGGCTTCCCTTTAAACTAGCAACACAACCTCTACTAGTATACCAAGGAGGTCATGGACTTGTAGTGAGTTCCATCTACCTTGGAAGTCACATGACGTCACACCCGAGTTGAATGGGTTCCATTCACAAGTCTGATTTCCCTTGTTTACGTTAGCCCCTAGCTAGGTTAGCCACTGTTAGCAATAGCAGTGGATAGCAGGGATTACCAAGGGGGTCAGCATCTCCTCTCTAAGTGGATCTCCCATGGTGCCATTTTAATGCATgcatgaatgggagtcaatgggatgctaacagcAGGTGATGGTTTGGTACATCACCTGCTGTTAGCATCCCATtaactcccattcattttggcgccactttgacagtgaaaaaCTTttcatctgaagcgtttaacgattctatttgtccgttgtttatttctaaagaaacatgacaatgtttAAAAAGGCTCCATTACGTACATCCATTAcataaatcagcctatttgtgaaataaaatacacatgaatGATAAGCATACATATGAGCCATGAGGTTTACACATTGGCggcatattttcttttttcttgcacATCTTGTACAGCAGTTCCTTAaataattttgctttttttttatcttttctgtaCAAGCTTCCTTAATGTATTTACAGTTGGCTTGTGTGCATTGAGCAAGTATTCAGCTGCCTAAATATGTATACTGTTAACATCTGGACAATACTACATAGAGTAACTATTTCACTTTCAGTGTCCACTATTATTTGACAAGATGTCTTTACATTTTGACTGTCTTGGCTTGAGCAATGAGAAAGGAATAATTGATTTTGGTGgcaatgatttatttattcagggattTATTTACAATTGAAGAGGATAGAGTAATCACCTTTTCAGATCACATAGAGTGATGTGCTGAACGCACCCACGTGGTGTGAGGATTCTAGagttttttaaagctttttgttgttgtaaacgGGCCAAAGCGGTTAaggaaaactgtgtgtgtgtgtgttgtgtcctgCAGGCAGCTGTGTGTCGTATCTGGGAAGAAAGCCAGAGTGGAGAAGTACAGCAGTGTGGGTCTGGATGGAGCCGTCGTCATCTGGGACTTTAAGGTACACGTCAAACCACCATGCAAAAGGGAAACTGGGATTTAGTAACTCCACTGTAGAAAACATGAACCCTTAAAGGCATCTTGATTCAAAGTTATGTAATATAATTGAAGGTGTANNNNNNNNNNNNNNNNNNNNNNNNNNNNNNNNNNNNNNNNNNNNNNNNNNNNNNNNNNNNNNNNNNNNNNNNNNNNNNNNNNNNNNNNNNNNNNNNNNNNGTCATTTATGTTATATTATGCTTACTTACCCCCCACGTTCccccctctctgttttcttcttctgcactagttatattgtatattttatatttttatattccgtgttgacactgtaaaggggttcccacaatctcgttgcacaggtactgcacttgtgtataatgacaataacgGACGGACATCTGGATGATATATCCCCTGCATCCTTCCCCCCCGAAATCTACCCCTAAGCTGATATGTCCTTTTAGTGAAGTGTCCCTTTAAGAGGAAGTGAAACAGCAGCAGTACAGAGGCAGTGGATGGCTGACAAACAAATAGTAATAACCTAAATAAAGTCAGAAGGACCATAGAAATGAAATGGTATTATTTCTATGAGTaggacattaaaaataaaaatgagaaaaatatcaACAGGCCTACAGTGAACACCAGTTCGGTTGTTGAGAATACGTCAACAGAGACCAAGTCCTGCCTAAAACCGGAGTGTATGAGACCAGAAAACTGATACAGTTCATACACAACTAGCTAATATGTATAGCTGATATTCCATAAACCCCTTTGGGTGGGGGGTGAAGAGACTTCTGGAGAGTTTAGATACTGAGGCAGATCGATATGAGTCAAGTTAGAGGGAACTaatagaactgttgggtccaaGATAtggaatgtggtctagacctactctatctgtgatCTAAtctgtcttgagataactcttgttatgaattgatactataaataaaattgaattgaattggaagTTACAGTAATGATGTCAACACATAAATCAGACAATAAAGGTTTAGTGATCTCCCTGGAGTTGTGGTCCTGACAAATAAAATCTCGAGTCCTCTTCATCAGAGACAAGACAGAGTACAAATGTGGTCGATTCCGAGAcgagacccagacccagaccttGAAAAAGTGGTCTTGAGACCGGTTTTAAGGACTACAACACTGCTGAATACACAACATAAAGGTGAATGTGAAGAACAAGTCATTACAGTGCACTGTCTGGCCTGTAAATAtcctctttatttattcaaattaaattcattatttaacGACAAATATCACAAAGCACATGGGCTCACATTGGTTTCCAGACACTCAAAAGCAGGTTTAGCTGGCGGGTTCAGCCTCTGGGACTGACACTCTGTGGAGTCTCAGTGCTGCACAAGAAGAGAAGAACATGTTAGAACTGATGCNNNNNNNNNNNNNNNNNNNNNNNNNNNNNNNNNNNNNNNNNNNNNNNNNNNNNNNNNNNNNNNNNNNNNNNNNNNNNNNNNNNNNNNNNNNNNNNNNNNNatatatatacatgtataaataaagttaatggGATCCTCAGATCAATTCTGTTAATTGACATATAGACCtgtacaaacacatttattcacacatatttatgaattaaaaaatctgtatgaatttaaataaaatgatatgtTCTGACTGTAGATAATGCAGTCGTGTTTTACGAGGGAAACAAATTCGAAAGGTATTCAGTTCTCCACAGAGCTGCTTAACATGAGTGGGcggacacaaacaaacagcactCCACGCTATCAGCCAATCAGGACACAGTGTTGCACGCCTGACCAATCACAATAGAAGCCCGGGACAACGCGGGTTGACCACCGGCCAATGGTAAGAGGCGGATATGTGACGTAGTGCTGTCAGCTGTTCTTGTTTTGCTTCgtttttccccttcttttccTCCGGGGTCTGGATAACCGACCGGAAAAAATAAACGCAGTGAAACCGAAATTGTGTTCGTTAGTAGTGGAGAAAGGCGCCAGCTCGGCCCCGAGAAGGCTCCCACAACCCCGCGGGCCACGTTTCTCCCATATTGGAGCCGTCTTCCGCCGACATCGAGCGAAGAGGTGCAGCCGATCCCAGGCCTCCAATCCAGGgcggagggagggaaggaggtcGCTGGGAATCGGGATGGAGACCGGAGAGGGTGCCGGCGGGCCCGGCGGGCCTGGCGGCCCGGACGGACCGGAAGGGCCGGACGGGCCGGGGATCCAATTCGGCTGCGCCTCCTTCAACCAGGACTCCACGTAAGCGATCAGGCATATAAGGACCAGATGAGTCAGCCAGAGACCATTACCCTGAAACTAGACATATAGCCTGTTTATGAATTTATGAATTCATTTTAGTCACTTGGCTATGTAGGTGATACAACCTTAGGCTTCATACAATTAAAGGGACACTCCACCAAGTTTACATGGGCCCATCAAGCTCAGCTCAGCTGTCCATCTGTTATTTGTATAGTGTTGTTCGACTCTGGAGAAgctatgcatatatatatatatacatttgaGAAGATAACCCTGATAGTGTCAGCTTGGGTTGGTGGGCTTGGTGGGGGTAATGATAAGGAAGCCAACGTGAAAGTGCCAAAAACTGCAGTTCCTCATGTGTCCATTTGTGTCTgtccccaaaaataaaaacccaactTTACAGCAGAAATTAGCATGTTCCTATCCTGGAGCATAAACAGTTTTAGTCtctatagctttttttttttattcaggatAACTTTACTTTAGGgttatgtgtatgtttttttttttttacatatcttacctttttaaattatattaaagcTTAAAGTTATGCATTTATTAAAGGTGTTGCATTGAGTGACAGGTGCCAATCACAGGAGACTGTACACTTCATTTGATCCGCCTCAGTTCCCTCTACGCTCCATGCTCGATGTCCTcgtctttttgttttggattagTGTCAAAGCGGGGATCT includes these proteins:
- the zgc:86896 gene encoding actin-related protein 2/3 complex subunit 1A-A; this translates as MSLYSFGLEPISCHTWNKDRTQIAVSPNNNVVIIYEKNGKEWVKIHELTEHSGRITGIDWAPESNRIVTCASDRNAYVWTLKDGVWKPTLVLVRINRAATCVKWSPLENKFALGSGARLISVCYFEKENDWWLSKHIKKPICSTVLSLDWHPNNILLAAGSADFHCRVFSTYIKDIEDKPGPTAWGAKMPFGEVLMEHKDCGGWVHSVSFSPGGDQLACVAHNSSITVVDATQGKGVTQLTTNHLPLLSVLYVSPTEIVAAGHDCCPYQFTYKGPGALEFVKKLDIPKQTSKSSVSAMQHFRNLDKKATDEESNEMGNVHQNSIMQLCVVSGKKARVEKYSSVGLDGAVVIWDFKVHVKPPCKRETGI